From the genome of Naumannella halotolerans, one region includes:
- the cls gene encoding cardiolipin synthase: protein MSPEAVIALAFLVFEYILRFIAIGTVPENRRPSSGTAWLLLILIVPAAGFLLFALIGSPFVHGRRHRLQQAANKAIEDYVGDHPLVPEQLPTTSGFARLVQLNRELTSMPCVPGHIQGLHAGYDESIRAITEAIGKARTYVNLEIYILALDKTTEPMFDALAEAVRRGVKVRVLFDQIGSHKYPGRRAMKRRMDEAGIEFYEMMPIDLLRGRWRRPDLRNHRKLVVVDGVVGFMGSQNMIDSSYLMPKNRRAGRHWVDTNIEVTGEIVQSLDAVFATDWLTESGEEVFDVDADYSDALATRPDVTLEGPEVPMQLVPSGPGFPTEPNLRQFTSMLYMAQRHVAIVSPYFVPDESLLAAITTASYRGVVVELFASEQADQFMVHHAQRSYYQGLLEAGVRIHLYPKPAVLHTKLVTVDRHLGLIGSSNMDMRSFALDYEIMLLGLGDEFTDQLDDIVADYRARSKEITLEEWRQRPWHERYLDNALRITSALQ, encoded by the coding sequence ATGTCGCCGGAGGCAGTGATCGCGCTGGCGTTCCTCGTCTTCGAGTACATCCTGCGTTTCATCGCCATCGGGACCGTGCCGGAGAACCGTCGCCCGAGTTCGGGCACGGCCTGGTTGTTGTTGATCCTGATCGTGCCCGCTGCCGGCTTCCTGCTGTTCGCGCTGATCGGGTCCCCTTTCGTGCACGGGCGTCGCCACCGGTTGCAGCAGGCGGCGAACAAGGCTATCGAGGACTACGTCGGCGATCACCCGCTGGTGCCCGAGCAGTTGCCAACGACCTCCGGGTTCGCCCGGCTGGTGCAGCTGAACCGCGAGCTGACCTCGATGCCCTGCGTTCCCGGGCACATCCAGGGCCTGCACGCCGGTTACGACGAGTCGATCCGTGCGATCACCGAGGCGATCGGCAAGGCACGGACGTATGTGAACCTGGAGATCTACATCCTGGCCCTGGACAAGACCACCGAGCCGATGTTCGACGCACTCGCCGAGGCGGTCCGACGCGGGGTCAAGGTGCGGGTACTGTTCGACCAGATCGGTTCCCACAAGTACCCGGGCCGCCGGGCGATGAAGCGGCGGATGGACGAGGCCGGCATCGAGTTCTACGAGATGATGCCGATCGACCTGCTGCGGGGACGCTGGCGCCGACCGGACCTGCGCAACCACCGCAAGCTGGTGGTGGTCGACGGGGTGGTCGGGTTCATGGGCAGCCAGAACATGATCGACTCCAGCTACCTGATGCCGAAGAACCGGCGGGCCGGGCGGCACTGGGTGGACACGAACATCGAGGTCACCGGGGAGATCGTGCAGTCCCTCGACGCGGTCTTCGCCACCGACTGGCTGACCGAATCGGGCGAGGAGGTCTTCGATGTCGACGCCGACTACTCCGATGCCCTGGCCACCCGCCCCGATGTCACCCTCGAGGGTCCGGAGGTGCCGATGCAGCTCGTACCGTCCGGCCCCGGTTTTCCGACCGAACCGAACCTGCGACAGTTCACCTCGATGCTGTACATGGCGCAGCGCCATGTGGCGATCGTCAGCCCGTACTTCGTTCCCGACGAATCGCTGCTCGCCGCCATCACCACCGCCAGCTACCGCGGTGTGGTCGTCGAGCTGTTCGCCTCCGAGCAGGCCGACCAGTTCATGGTCCACCACGCCCAGCGTTCGTACTACCAAGGTCTGTTGGAGGCCGGGGTACGGATTCATCTGTACCCGAAGCCGGCGGTGCTGCACACCAAGCTCGTGACCGTCGACCGACACCTGGGCCTGATCGGGTCGTCGAACATGGACATGCGTTCGTTCGCCCTCGACTACGAGATCATGCTGCTCGGTCTCGGCGACGAGTTCACCGATCAGCTCGACGACATCGTGGCCGACTACCGGGCGCGGTCGAAGGAGATCACCTTGGAGGAATGGCGCCAACGCCCCTGGCACGAGCGCTATCTGGACAATGCGTTGCGGATCACCTCGGCGCTGCAATGA
- a CDS encoding class I SAM-dependent methyltransferase: protein MDMGVAADRVGPLRKAQVAGEFDRVADTYDTMVGLNPGYGRHLRLAADALLDEVEAARPLVSDPVLLDLGCGSGLSTRALLDAARERGIRPRIIGVDASAGMLAQARRRQWPAEVQFVHARAEELGERGFPAADGILACYLLRNVTDLQQTLQQLHAALRTGAPLVIEEYSVAESAAARRRWQAVNTMIIDPLARLVAGQAELYRYLHASVNEFIGIDELAQRLARAGFSDLAHRTVSGWQRDILHLLRARAAGPAGPVQR, encoded by the coding sequence ATGGACATGGGTGTTGCGGCCGACCGGGTGGGCCCGTTGCGCAAGGCGCAGGTGGCGGGGGAATTCGACCGGGTGGCCGACACCTACGACACGATGGTCGGGTTGAACCCGGGGTACGGGCGGCACCTACGGCTGGCCGCGGACGCCCTGCTCGACGAGGTGGAGGCAGCTCGGCCGCTGGTGTCCGACCCGGTGTTGCTCGACCTCGGATGCGGTTCGGGGCTGTCGACCCGGGCGCTGCTGGACGCGGCCCGGGAGCGGGGGATCCGACCCCGGATCATCGGTGTCGACGCCTCGGCCGGCATGCTCGCCCAGGCCCGCCGACGGCAGTGGCCCGCCGAGGTGCAGTTCGTCCATGCCCGGGCCGAGGAACTCGGCGAGCGTGGGTTTCCGGCTGCCGACGGCATCCTCGCCTGTTATCTGCTGCGTAATGTCACCGATCTGCAGCAGACGCTGCAGCAGCTGCATGCGGCATTGCGGACCGGTGCGCCGCTGGTGATCGAGGAGTACTCGGTGGCCGAGTCGGCTGCGGCCCGGCGTCGCTGGCAGGCGGTGAACACGATGATCATCGACCCGCTGGCCAGGCTGGTGGCCGGCCAGGCCGAGCTCTACCGCTACCTGCATGCCTCGGTGAACGAGTTCATCGGCATCGACGAACTCGCCCAGCGGCTTGCCCGGGCGGGATTCTCCGACCTCGCCCACCGCACCGTGAGCGGCTGGCAGCGCGACATCCTGCACCTGCTGCGGGCCCGGGCCGCAGGCCCGGCAGGGCCCGTTCAGCGGTAG
- the rpmG gene encoding 50S ribosomal protein L33: MAKASDVRPKITLACTECKERNYITKKNRRNDPDRLELKKYCFRCNDHTAHRETR; this comes from the coding sequence ATGGCCAAGGCATCGGACGTCCGGCCGAAGATCACCCTCGCCTGCACCGAGTGCAAGGAGCGGAACTACATCACCAAGAAGAACCGGCGCAACGACCCGGATCGTCTGGAGTTGAAGAAGTACTGCTTCCGCTGCAACGACCACACCGCGCACCGCGAGACCCGCTGA
- a CDS encoding DUF4190 domain-containing protein, whose product MSGPNFSRPDSHEPTNWGASGQGPAEYGQSAYGQGGYDQAGYGHDTQGYGSDSSGYGSVPADQAFAFYDPYGQPSSGYSDSGYGASGYAEPDGYGQPSSGYSDSGYGASGYAEPDGYGQPSNYGDHGYGQSYQPDLVQPAAPYPYLAPRPTNALAIVSLCCGLGSFVVGISWIVGIITGHLALRQIARTGEQGHGLAVAGLIVSYLFGAFFAAIVAIYIVVIALAIGSSV is encoded by the coding sequence ATGTCCGGCCCGAACTTCTCCCGCCCCGATTCCCACGAACCGACGAACTGGGGTGCCTCCGGACAGGGCCCGGCCGAATATGGGCAGAGCGCTTACGGTCAGGGCGGCTACGACCAAGCCGGGTACGGCCACGACACCCAGGGTTACGGGTCCGACAGCTCCGGGTACGGCAGCGTGCCGGCCGATCAAGCCTTCGCTTTCTACGATCCCTACGGACAACCATCGAGCGGGTACTCCGACTCGGGTTACGGGGCGAGCGGTTACGCCGAGCCGGACGGTTACGGACAACCATCGAGCGGGTACTCCGACTCGGGTTACGGGGCGAGCGGTTACGCCGAGCCGGACGGTTACGGACAGCCCTCGAACTACGGCGACCACGGCTACGGCCAGTCCTACCAGCCCGACCTCGTCCAGCCCGCTGCGCCGTACCCCTACCTCGCCCCGCGCCCCACCAATGCCTTGGCGATCGTCTCCCTGTGCTGCGGGCTCGGCTCGTTCGTGGTCGGGATCTCCTGGATCGTCGGCATCATCACCGGACACCTGGCACTGCGGCAGATCGCCCGTACCGGCGAACAGGGCCACGGACTCGCCGTGGCCGGTCTGATCGTCAGCTACCTCTTCGGCGCCTTCTTCGCCGCCATCGTTGCGATCTACATCGTGGTGATCGCGCTCGCCATCGGCTCTTCGGTCTGA
- a CDS encoding alpha/beta fold hydrolase has translation MIPEGAEASTVRIGHRELRRLRSSADHPDGRLPLVLIHGGGADNSAISWFHAFVDFGIDRQVLAFDLPGFGGSSDVAPVGGPVAMADLVAEAIRASGFDRVAVAGVSMGGDVALNLALRDRELCAGLILIAPGGLIPVLRNRLVQAAAKATACLPDLLLLPATALANRFVGQALRAMVHAPDRLPDEVVAEFVAEARAPRGGLGYLRYNQATLGWRAMTNDLLPQVQRITVPTLFFHGAEDRLVPLAGSREAARRMPDAELLVVPDCGHWAQLEAPVRFAAAANRFLHRLDT, from the coding sequence ATGATCCCCGAGGGTGCCGAAGCCTCGACGGTACGGATCGGGCACCGGGAACTGCGGCGGTTGCGTTCGAGCGCCGACCATCCCGATGGTCGGCTGCCGCTGGTGCTGATCCACGGCGGCGGCGCCGACAACTCCGCCATCTCCTGGTTCCACGCATTCGTCGACTTCGGTATCGACCGGCAGGTGCTGGCCTTCGACCTCCCCGGATTCGGCGGTTCCAGCGACGTTGCGCCCGTGGGTGGCCCGGTGGCCATGGCCGACCTGGTCGCCGAGGCCATCCGGGCCAGTGGATTCGACCGGGTCGCGGTGGCCGGTGTCAGCATGGGCGGTGATGTCGCCCTGAACCTGGCGCTGCGAGATCGCGAACTGTGCGCGGGACTGATCCTGATCGCACCCGGCGGTCTGATCCCGGTGCTGCGCAACCGGTTGGTCCAGGCCGCGGCGAAGGCCACGGCATGCCTACCCGATCTGCTGTTGCTGCCCGCGACCGCACTGGCCAACCGGTTCGTCGGCCAGGCATTGCGGGCGATGGTGCACGCCCCGGATCGACTGCCCGACGAGGTCGTGGCCGAGTTCGTCGCCGAAGCCCGCGCGCCACGAGGAGGCCTGGGCTACCTGCGCTACAACCAGGCCACCCTCGGTTGGCGGGCGATGACCAACGACCTGCTGCCGCAGGTGCAGCGGATCACCGTGCCGACCTTGTTCTTCCACGGCGCCGAGGACCGTTTGGTGCCGCTGGCGGGCTCTCGCGAGGCGGCCCGGCGGATGCCCGACGCCGAACTGCTGGTCGTGCCCGATTGCGGCCATTGGGCCCAGTTGGAGGCTCCGGTCCGGTTCGCGGCCGCCGCCAACCGGTTCCTGCACCGGCTCGACACCTGA
- a CDS encoding YajQ family cyclic di-GMP-binding protein, translating to MAKESSFDVVSKVDRQEVDNALNQAAKEVRQRFDFKGTDASIAWSGEAIEMEANSEERVKAVLDVFESKLVRRGVSLKSLDAGDPRSSGKLFKITATTTEGISQENAKKVSKLIRDEGPKGVKAQIQGDELRISGKSRDDLQAIQKLINDADFDFAVQYVNYR from the coding sequence GTGGCCAAGGAGAGTTCGTTCGACGTGGTGAGCAAGGTCGATCGCCAGGAGGTCGACAACGCCCTGAACCAGGCGGCCAAGGAGGTACGCCAGCGGTTCGACTTCAAGGGCACCGACGCCTCCATCGCCTGGTCCGGTGAGGCGATCGAGATGGAGGCCAACTCCGAGGAGCGGGTGAAGGCCGTGCTCGACGTCTTCGAATCCAAGCTGGTACGTCGCGGGGTAAGCCTGAAGTCCCTCGATGCCGGTGACCCGCGCAGCTCGGGCAAGTTGTTCAAGATCACCGCCACCACCACCGAGGGCATCAGCCAGGAGAACGCGAAGAAGGTCTCCAAGCTGATCCGCGACGAGGGACCGAAGGGTGTGAAGGCGCAGATCCAGGGCGACGAACTGCGGATCTCGGGCAAGTCCCGCGACGATCTGCAGGCGATCCAGAAGTTGATCAACGACGCCGACTTCGACTTCGCGGTGCAGTACGTCAACTACCGCTGA